GAGAAAGGTGGCTTTTGGCTAAAAGTTATCAAACACTTATTacattctcagttttcttattgtaTCATTTATCTGACGATGAGTAAATTTTGATAATTGACACAgagttttcacattttattatattcccAGAACTTTTCTGCAGTGTGAGTTTTCTGAGGATTGAGTACAGAGTATTTCTTATGTTCATTCTCTctgtaatttcatttctttggtggGCGAGTTCTCTGATCCATAATGAGGACTGCATTTTGTATGAAAGACTgcccatataaaatatattccaagAATTTCTCTCCTGTGTACGTTCTCTGATGTTTGTGAAGATTGGTATCTTGCAGAGGAACTTGCAGTAGTTTATTCTATTCACagggttctctttctcttttatattgtGAGATTTGATTTCTGGCTCAAAGTTTTTCCATATTCTTTATGTTCAGATGTTCAACTCCCTGTGTGGGCTTTCTGATGTTCTCTAAGGCTGGATTTCTGGCTGAAAGTTTTCCCACATTTAtcacattcatagggtttctcccctgtgtgagttctctgatgtACTCTGAGGTTTGATTTCTGGCTGAAAGCTTCTCCACAGTGATTACAattatagggtttctctcctgtgtgagttctctgatgtTTTCTTAGGACTGACTTttcactgaaagcttttccacattcattacattcatagggtttctcccctgtgtgagttctctgatgtCCTCTGAGATTTGATTTTTGCCTGAAAGTTTTTCCACACTCATcacatttatagggtttctccCCAGTGTGAGTTCTGTGATGCACTCTAAGGTTTGATTTCTGGCTGAAAGCTTCCCCACAATGAttacatttatagggtttctccCCTGTGTGAATTCTATGATGTCCTCTGAGTTGTGATTTCTGACCAAAAGCTTTCCCACACTGATTGCATTTATAGGGCTTCTCCCCTGTGTGAGTTCTATGATGTTTTCTTAGACCTGACTTCAGTTtgaaagctttcccacattcatcaCATTTATAGGGTCTTTCCCCTGTGTGAGTTCTCCGATGATTTCTTAGGCCTGACATGTGGCTGAATgcttttccacattcattacattcaaagggtttctcccctgtgtgagttctctgatgtACTATGAGGATTGACTTATAGTTGAAAgacttcccacattcattacactcatagggtttctcccctgtgtgagttctctgatgtATTCTTAGACCTGACTTTGCACTGAAAGACTTCTCACAACCATcacatttatagggtttctctcctgtgtgagttctTTGATGTTTTCTTAGGCGTGATTTCTcactgaaagctttcccacatGCATGACATTCGTAGGTTTTATCCCCTGTGTGACTTTCCAGAGGTTGAATCAGGAATGAATTCATAGTACAGGGttttccacattcattacattcatagggtttcagTGTTATGTGAGTTCTCTGATGTATGTTGAAAGCTGACTGGCAACCTAATGTCTCTGTACATGTGTCATAATCAGCGGATTTGTCTGTTGTGTGAGTTCTCTGATGCACTGGGGGGGCTGGATTATGGATGAAATTCTTTCCATATTCATAGGGTTTCACTCCTATATGAATTTTCTGATGTTCTCTGTGTGATTTTTGGCTGAAAGGTTTCCCTTCTGTCTCAGTTCTTTGCATGATCCTActgaaattatttctgttttgggCACATTCATATTCATTAAATTCGCAATGACTCTTCTCTTCTGGATTATGGCTATGAGAGACTATAAAAGTTGATTTATTACATTGTTTTACcccaaatttactgaatttataaGATTTCACTATTGGGTGGATACTTTCAGAAGCAGTGAGAGCAGTCTGTTCAAGGAAAGCTTTTCCACATTCGTTGTACTCAGAAGCTTGCTGCAAAGTCTGAATTGCCTGATGCTGAATGACTTTCTCTTTATGACTGAAGGATTTCACATTTTTACTATAGATAAGTGATTTCTCGCTAGTATTAGttctgccctccttaatactaaGAAGCCATTTCTCAGTAAGCTCATGAGCCTTCTTTCTTGAATATTGATAGTGTGGGGCCAATGAGCTGAGATGCAGGTAGGTAGGCCCTGTAGTATCAAATTTATAGGGCATTGTTCTTGCAGGTAAAATGTTTATGTCCAGATTACATGGTTCTGCTGTAGTCAATGATTTGTTGGTGAACAAAACTTGCCACAAATATTTGCCTTGGTTTTCTAGGCTTTTCTCTGAATGTTGATTAGGTTGGGAGTCttctaaaaaatgagaaaattaaaaatactttaagataTTTAACACACTTCTTATGGAATGGGACTTATAGATATAAGCCCTATTATGTATTTGATACCTCAGTTTCTGGCTCAGGTTAATAAAGTAATTTCaagtgtatattctttttttttgaaaaacaaaacaaaacaaaaacaaacaaaacaaaaaaacccaaaaaacaaaaaatgaaaaaacttttttagtgggaagaaactagaaataaatatacatatgattTGGCATCTTAAAGTATAGTTTTCAAAATTGGTTAAAGAAGAAGATATAAAGGAAAGGAACAATTAAGAATGTAGAATATATTTGAGAGAATTGGCTCTTGGGAacagaaaagacaggaaaaaagtaGTAAATGAGATGAATTCAACAAAGATTATGAAACTAAGTAGATTAAAAGGCTTTCAATGG
This DNA window, taken from Lutra lutra chromosome 13, mLutLut1.2, whole genome shotgun sequence, encodes the following:
- the ZNF782 gene encoding zinc finger protein 782, with the translated sequence MRACAEPQFCTLSQDPQKMNTPQATVSFKDVTVEFTQEEWRQMDSAQRTLYRDVMLENYSHLVSVGYCFAKPELIFTLEQGEDPWLLKKEFLRKSSPEDSQPNQHSEKSLENQGKYLWQVLFTNKSLTTAEPCNLDINILPARTMPYKFDTTGPTYLHLSSLAPHYQYSRKKAHELTEKWLLSIKEGRTNTSEKSLIYSKNVKSFSHKEKVIQHQAIQTLQQASEYNECGKAFLEQTALTASESIHPIVKSYKFSKFGVKQCNKSTFIVSHSHNPEEKSHCEFNEYECAQNRNNFSRIMQRTETEGKPFSQKSHREHQKIHIGVKPYEYGKNFIHNPAPPVHQRTHTTDKSADYDTCTETLGCQSAFNIHQRTHITLKPYECNECGKPCTMNSFLIQPLESHTGDKTYECHACGKAFSEKSRLRKHQRTHTGEKPYKCDGCEKSFSAKSGLRIHQRTHTGEKPYECNECGKSFNYKSILIVHQRTHTGEKPFECNECGKAFSHMSGLRNHRRTHTGERPYKCDECGKAFKLKSGLRKHHRTHTGEKPYKCNQCGKAFGQKSQLRGHHRIHTGEKPYKCNHCGEAFSQKSNLRVHHRTHTGEKPYKCDECGKTFRQKSNLRGHQRTHTGEKPYECNECGKAFSEKSVLRKHQRTHTGEKPYNCNHCGEAFSQKSNLRVHQRTHTGEKPYECDKCGKTFSQKSSLREHQKAHTGS